From Onychostoma macrolepis isolate SWU-2019 chromosome 05, ASM1243209v1, whole genome shotgun sequence, one genomic window encodes:
- the gas2l1 gene encoding GAS2-like protein 1, translated as MADQSNIQSAASKSIRPFKSSEEYLYAMKEDLAEWLNTLYDLDITADTFMEGLETGCALCRHANNVNRAAHEFKTKYPDTALSLRIPSKDVVFQSRNVIPGSFLARDNVSNFIGWCRQELWIKDVLMFETNDLVERCNEKNFVLCLLEVARRGAKFGMLAPMLIQLEEEIEEEIRDQENLTEALGESQSPPSRTYSRKKSIGEPDPELLARWQQQQKRVLLDMRNLDELVREILGQCSCPSQFPMTKVSEGKYKVGDSSALIFIRVLRTHVMVRVGGGWDTLEHYLDKHDPCRCAAFAHRYQQAKASGQGPHSKSSSAHSSRSTSPGPHWRNEGIAPYKTSDRRSLDPVLGTTAHSSPSRPGRSHHAAVPLEMETNTVRPTTLLPRPPRDRSEPRHFNPLRNKESLLPTRRLSGDSDSSTASSKGGGGSTGGGRFPLGTRHAHGDEVVLLVNRKEGKHVIERPGAGAQIPALRTPQTRARSASRERPAPQSTSILKPSPPQGPAEVHRTPRPERGRSLGPEGPRKLQPPRSLSQGKTPRARLADVSPGSSPRRRDPQSLSVDRREELRPKHMPSASSRTCGSLARRQASSSASNSPVKSCASGSPAKKGMVTPRPPAPRSPSTGSRKLLPPVTQPGRRSPHSSPRSSHHHPPRSPRSAHNARSAGRDQKGWANPYNQQQETQEDSGIFSLHLLPSLDPQREQDLYRSFEAEFLANTQQTKTVPGKASTGREMRSLQLPVSQQGVAVLPNSSGDTNVTDSAYSSSNSSTSSLNVGGKVGVLPDLRESKRTNPRACALEDPPALLHSQIRGGLPNGGLLEGERWGGKGGGLRKLPAISSSTEEGEASNPGLSRSICLPKDINGSLPLTEVPMESQQDLVEWAGVEGDVPQSTEHHPDLPYDNANLPLPESFPSPPPPLDDCSYQDSSSESSSMCLSLSEPPSEGSCTPPLPLANGDTEDAVILRAKKGQKKAERVPSIYKLKLRPRIRPRTDNRPENSPSRIPTPVRYRNHCQQSPANSSPLQTPPQSPRLNNHQPSHKALHQAFAGLIQPQQCSPAMGSRECAYSSESSLDNEAWM; from the exons ATGGCCGATCAGAGCAACATTCAATCCGCCGCCTCCAAAAGCATCAGGCCGTTCAAATCCAGTGAGGAATACCTGTATGCCATGAAAGAGGATCTGGCTGAATGGTTGAACACGCTGTACGATCTGGACATCACGGCGGACACTTTTATGGAGGGTCTGGAGACCGGCTGCGCGCTCTGCCGGCATGCAAACAACGTGAACCGCGCCGCCCACGAATTCAAGACCAAGTATCCAGATACGGCGCTTTCGCTGCGGATACCCAGCAAGGACGTGGTCTTCCAGTCGAGGAACGTCATACCGGGCTCGTTTTTGGCCAGAGACAACGTGTCCAACTTCATCGGCTGGTGCAGGCAGGAGCTCTGGATCAAAGATGTGCTCATGTTCGAGACCAACGACCTGGTGGAGAGGTGCAACGAGAAGAACTTTGTGCTGTGCCTGCTGGAGGTGGCTCGCCGGGGGGCCAAATTTGGCATGCTGGCCCCCATGTTGATTCAACTCGAGGAGGAGATCGAGGAGGAGATACGGGACCAGGAGAACCTGACGGAGGCTCTGGGGGAGTCGCAGAGCCCGCCGAGCAGGACGTACAGCCGCAAGAAGAGCATCGGCGAGCCCGACCCAGAGCTGCTGGCCCGctggcagcagcagcagaagagAGTCCTGCTGGATATGCGCAACCTGGACGAGCTG GTTCGGGAGATTCTGGGCCAGTGCTCCTGTCCATCACAGTTCCCCATGACCAAAGTTTCAGAAGGGAAGTACAAAGTCGGAGACTCCAGCGCACTCATCTTTATCAGG GTGTTACGGACTCATGTGATGGTGCGCGTGGGTGGAGGTTGGGACACACTTGAGCATTACCTTGACAAACACGATCCCTGTCGCTGCGCCGCATTCG CTCACCGGTATCAGCAAGCTAAAGCGAGTGGCCAGGGTCCTCACAGTAAGAGCTCCAGCGCTCACTCCTCCCGCTCCACAAGCCCAGGACCTCACTGGCGCAATGAGGGCATAGCACCCTACAAAACCTCAGACAGGCGTTCTCTGGACCCTGTGTTGGGCACCACGGCGCATTCCTCTCCATCGCGGCCTGGCAGGTCACACCATGCAGCTGTACCTCTGGAGATGGAGACTAACACAGTGCGGCCCACGACACTGCTGCCTCGACCACCACGAGACAGATCAGAACCGCGCCACTTTAATCCTCTCAG GAATAAAGAATCTCTTCTTCCGACTCGCAGGCTATCAGGAGATAGCGACTCTTCCACAGCCTCGTCTAAAGGTGGAGGAGGAAGCACAGGAGGAGGACGCTTCCCTCTGGGTACACGGCATGCTCATGGAGACGAGGTGGTTCTGTTGGTGAACCGTAAGGAAGGGAAACACGTTATTGAGCGTCCTGGAGCAGGAGCACAGATTCCAGCCCTGAGAACCCCTCAGACCCGTGCCCGCAGTGCTTCCAGAGAGCGCCCTGCACCACAGTCCACCTCAATCCTGAAACCTAGTCCGCCACAGGGCCCGGCAGAGGTACATCGAACACCCCGCCCAGAGAGAGGCAGATCACTGGGGCCCGAAGGTCCAAGGAAGCTGCAGCCTCCACGCTCCCTCAGCCAGGGCAAGACTCCTAGAGCCCGATTGGCTGACGTCAGCCCTGGATCATCACCTCGCCGCAGAGACCCTCAGTCTCTTTCAGTAGATCGGAGAGAGGAACTGAGACCCAAGCACATGCCCTCAGCATCCTCAAGAACATGTGGAAGTTTGGCCAGGAGACAAGCATCTTCCTCAGCCTCTAACTCGCCTGTGAAAAGCTGTGCGAGTGGAAGTCCTGCGAAAAAGGGGATGGTAACGCCACGACCCCCTGCACCTCGGTCACCTTCCACTGGGAGTCGAAAGTTGCTTCCCCCTGTCACACAGCCAGGGCGGCGCTCTCCGCATTCTTCTCCACGATCGAGTCATCACCACCCACCACGATCCCCTCGATCAGCACACAATGCACGATCCGCAGGGAGAGACCAAAAAGGTTGGGCAAATCCCTACAACCAGCAGCAGGAAACTCAGGAAGATAGTGGTATTTTTAGTTTACACCTGCTGCCAAGTCTGGATCCTCAAAGGGAGCAAGACTTATATCGCAGCTTTGAGGCCGAGTTCCTGGCCAACACGCAACAAACCAAGACTGTGCCGGGTAAAGCATCCACTGGAAGGGAAATGAGGTCGCTACAGCTCCCTGTCTCCCAACAAGGTGTAGCGGTGCTCCCAAACTCTTCGGGTGACACTAATGTTACAGACTCTGCTTACTCTTCTTCTAACTCTTCAACGTCTTCTCTTAATGTCGGAGGTAAGGTGGGAGTCCTGCCTGATTTGCGAGAGTCTAAACGGACTAATCCTCGCGCATGTGCACTCGAGGACCCTCCTGCCCTTCTCCATAGCCAGATTCGTGGAGGCCTCCCCAATGGAGGGCTCCTGGAGGGAGAGCGATGGGGTGGCAAAGGAGGAGGTCTTCGTAAGCTCCCCGCCATCTCCAGCTCCACAGAGGAAGGAGAGGCCTCAAATCCAGGCCTGTCAAGGTCAATATGCCTTCCCAAAGACATCAATGGGAGCCTCCCTTTGACGGAGGTGCCAATGGAGAGCCAGCAGGACCTGGTGGAATGGGCTGGGGTGGAGGGAGATGTACCACAAAGTACTGAACATCACCCAGACCTGCCATATGACAATGCTAACCTGCCACTTCCTGAGTCATTTCCCTCCCCTCCGCCACCTCTAGATGACTGTTCTTATCAGGACTCTTCCAGTGAGAGCTCCTCCATGTGCTTGAGTCTGAGTGAGCCTCCATCCGAAGGTTCCTGCACTCCTCCTCTACCGCTGGCCAATGGGGATACAGAAGACGCAGTCATCCTCCGTGCCAAGAAAGGTCAAAAGAAGGCAGAGAGGGTGCCCTCCATCTACAAGCTCAAACTGCGGCCGCGAATAAGACCCCGCACTGACAACAGACCCGAGAACAGCCCATCGCGCATCCCTACACCTGTACGATACAGGAATCATTGTCAGCAGTCTCCTGCCAATTCGTCTCCCCTCCAGACCCCACCACAGTCTCCACGTTTAAACAATCACCAACCCTCACACAAAGCTCTGCATCAGGCCTTTGCTGGCCTCATCCAACCCCAGCAGTGTTCCCCAGCTATGGGCTCTAGAGAGTGTGCCTATTCTTCAGAGTCCAGCCTAGACAATGAGGCCTGGATGTAG